The following coding sequences lie in one Danio rerio strain Tuebingen ecotype United States chromosome 3, GRCz12tu, whole genome shotgun sequence genomic window:
- the elavl3 gene encoding ELAV-like protein 3 isoform X4 encodes MVTIISTMETQVSNGPSGTSLPNGPVISTNGATDDSKTNLIVNYLPQNMTQEEFKSLFGSIGEIESCKLVRDKITGQSLGYGFVNYVDPNDADKAINTLNGLKLQTKTIKVSYARPSSASIRDANLYVSGLPKTMSQKDMEQLFSQYGRIITSRILVDQVTGISRGVGFIRFDKRNEAEEAIKGLNGQKPLGAAEPITVKFANNPSQKTGQALLTQLYQTAARRYTGPLHHQTQRFRLDNLLNASYGVKRFSPITIDSMTSLAGVNLTGPTGAGWCIFVYNLSPEADESVLWQLFGPFGAVTNVKVIRDFTTNKCKGFGFVTMTNYDEAAMAIASLNGYRLGDRVLQVSFKTSKQHKA; translated from the exons ATGGTTACT ATAATTAGCACCATGGAAACTCAGGTGTCCAATGGTCCGAGCGGAACCAGCCTGCCTAACGGCCCTGTCATTAGCACTAACGGCGCCACAGATGACAGCAAAACTAACCTGATCGTCAACTACCTGCCTCAGAACATGACCCAGGAAGAGTTCAAGAGCCTCTTTGGCAGCATCGGGGAAATCGAGTCCTGCAAATTGGTCAGAGACAAGATCACAG GCCAGAGCTTGGGATATGGCTTTGTAAACTATGTGGATCCCAACGACGCCGACAAGGCTATCAACACGCTCAACGGTCTCAAACTGCAGACCAAAACAATCAAG GTGTCTTACGCCAGGCCCAGCTCAGCTTCCATCCGCGATGCCAACCTGTATGTGAGCGGCCTGCCCAAAACCATGAGTCAGAAAGACATGGAGCAGTTGTTTTCCCAGTATGGAAGGATCATCACCTCACGCATCCTGGTAGACCAGGTCACAG GTATATCGCGCGGGGTAGGTTTCATTCGGTTCGACAAACGGAACGAAGCAGAGGAGGCCATCAAGGGCCTGAACGGTCAGAAGCCACTAGGAGCAGCTGAGCCCATCACCGTAAAGTTCGCCAACAACCCCAGTCAGAAGACAGGACAGGCTCTGCTGACCCAGCTCTACCAGACAGCCGCTCGCCGCTACACTGGCCCTCTGCACCACCAGACCCAGCGCTTCAG ACTCGACAATTTACTAAACGCCAGCTACGGAGTCAAGAg ATTCTCCCCCATAACCATTGACAGCATGACTAGTCTTGCCGGGGTCAACCTGACCGGGCCCACTGGAGCCGGCTGGTGCATCTTCGTCTACAACCTGTCCCCGGAAGCTGACGAAAGTGTCCTGTGGCAGCTCTTCGGGCCTTTTGGCGCCGTCACAAACGTCAAGGTCATCCGTGACTTCACCACCAACAAATGTAAGGGCTTTGGCTTCGTCACCATGACCAACTACGACGAGGCAGCCATGGCTATCGCCAGTCTGAATGGCTACCGCCTGGGCGACCGCGTGCTGCAGGTCTCGTTCAAGACCAGCAAGCAGCACAAGGCTTGA
- the elavl3 gene encoding ELAV-like protein 3 isoform X2, producing MVTIISTMETQVSNGPSGTSLPNGPVISTNGATDDSKTNLIVNYLPQNMTQEEFKSLFGSIGEIESCKLVRDKITGQSLGYGFVNYVDPNDADKAINTLNGLKLQTKTIKVSYARPSSASIRDANLYVSGLPKTMSQKDMEQLFSQYGRIITSRILVDQVTGISRGVGFIRFDKRNEAEEAIKGLNGQKPLGAAEPITVKFANNPSQKTGQALLTQLYQTAARRYTGPLHHQTQRFRLDNLLNASYGVKSSLSVLPRFSPITIDSMTSLAGVNLTGPTGAGWCIFVYNLSPEADESVLWQLFGPFGAVTNVKVIRDFTTNKCKGFGFVTMTNYDEAAMAIASLNGYRLGDRVLQVSFKTSKQHKA from the exons ATGGTTACT ATAATTAGCACCATGGAAACTCAGGTGTCCAATGGTCCGAGCGGAACCAGCCTGCCTAACGGCCCTGTCATTAGCACTAACGGCGCCACAGATGACAGCAAAACTAACCTGATCGTCAACTACCTGCCTCAGAACATGACCCAGGAAGAGTTCAAGAGCCTCTTTGGCAGCATCGGGGAAATCGAGTCCTGCAAATTGGTCAGAGACAAGATCACAG GCCAGAGCTTGGGATATGGCTTTGTAAACTATGTGGATCCCAACGACGCCGACAAGGCTATCAACACGCTCAACGGTCTCAAACTGCAGACCAAAACAATCAAG GTGTCTTACGCCAGGCCCAGCTCAGCTTCCATCCGCGATGCCAACCTGTATGTGAGCGGCCTGCCCAAAACCATGAGTCAGAAAGACATGGAGCAGTTGTTTTCCCAGTATGGAAGGATCATCACCTCACGCATCCTGGTAGACCAGGTCACAG GTATATCGCGCGGGGTAGGTTTCATTCGGTTCGACAAACGGAACGAAGCAGAGGAGGCCATCAAGGGCCTGAACGGTCAGAAGCCACTAGGAGCAGCTGAGCCCATCACCGTAAAGTTCGCCAACAACCCCAGTCAGAAGACAGGACAGGCTCTGCTGACCCAGCTCTACCAGACAGCCGCTCGCCGCTACACTGGCCCTCTGCACCACCAGACCCAGCGCTTCAG ACTCGACAATTTACTAAACGCCAGCTACGGAGTCAAGAg CTCTCTTTCTGTCCTCCCCAGATTCTCCCCCATAACCATTGACAGCATGACTAGTCTTGCCGGGGTCAACCTGACCGGGCCCACTGGAGCCGGCTGGTGCATCTTCGTCTACAACCTGTCCCCGGAAGCTGACGAAAGTGTCCTGTGGCAGCTCTTCGGGCCTTTTGGCGCCGTCACAAACGTCAAGGTCATCCGTGACTTCACCACCAACAAATGTAAGGGCTTTGGCTTCGTCACCATGACCAACTACGACGAGGCAGCCATGGCTATCGCCAGTCTGAATGGCTACCGCCTGGGCGACCGCGTGCTGCAGGTCTCGTTCAAGACCAGCAAGCAGCACAAGGCTTGA
- the elavl3 gene encoding ELAV-like protein 3 (The RefSeq protein has 1 substitution compared to this genomic sequence), with product MVTIISTMETQVSNGPSGTSLPNGPVISTNGATDDSKTNLIVNYLPQNMTQEEFKSLFGSIGEIESCKLVRDKITGQSLGYGFVNYVDPNDADKAINTLNGLKLQTKTIKVSYARPSSASIRDANLYVSGLPKTMSQKDMEQLFSQYGRIITSRILVNQVTGISRGVGFIRFDKRNEAEEAIKGLNGQKPLGAAEPITVKFANNPSQKTGQALLTQLYQTAARRYTGPLHHQTQRFRFSPITIDSMTSLAGVNLTGPTGAGWCIFVYNLSPEADESVLWQLFGPFGAVTNVKVIRDFTTNKCKGFGFVTMTNYDEAAMAIASLNGYRLGDRVLQVSFKTSKQHKA from the exons ATGGTTACT ATAATTAGCACCATGGAAACTCAGGTGTCCAATGGTCCGAGCGGAACCAGCCTGCCTAACGGCCCTGTCATTAGCACTAACGGCGCCACAGATGACAGCAAAACTAACCTGATCGTCAACTACCTGCCTCAGAACATGACCCAGGAAGAGTTCAAGAGCCTCTTTGGCAGCATCGGGGAAATCGAGTCCTGCAAATTGGTCAGAGACAAGATCACAG GCCAGAGCTTGGGATATGGCTTTGTAAACTATGTGGATCCCAACGACGCCGACAAGGCTATCAACACGCTCAACGGTCTCAAACTGCAGACCAAAACAATCAAG GTGTCTTACGCCAGGCCCAGCTCAGCTTCCATCCGCGATGCCAACCTGTATGTGAGCGGCCTGCCCAAAACCATGAGTCAGAAAGACATGGAGCAGTTGTTTTCCCAGTATGGAAGGATCATCACCTCACGCATCCTGGTAGACCAGGTCACAG GTATATCGCGCGGGGTAGGTTTCATTCGGTTCGACAAACGGAACGAAGCAGAGGAGGCCATCAAGGGCCTGAACGGTCAGAAGCCACTAGGAGCAGCTGAGCCCATCACCGTAAAGTTCGCCAACAACCCCAGTCAGAAGACAGGACAGGCTCTGCTGACCCAGCTCTACCAGACAGCCGCTCGCCGCTACACTGGCCCTCTGCACCACCAGACCCAGCGCTTCAG ATTCTCCCCCATAACCATTGACAGCATGACTAGTCTTGCCGGGGTCAACCTGACCGGGCCCACTGGAGCCGGCTGGTGCATCTTCGTCTACAACCTGTCCCCGGAAGCTGACGAAAGTGTCCTGTGGCAGCTCTTCGGGCCTTTTGGCGCCGTCACAAACGTCAAGGTCATCCGTGACTTCACCACCAACAAATGTAAGGGCTTTGGCTTCGTCACCATGACCAACTACGACGAGGCAGCCATGGCTATCGCCAGTCTGAATGGCTACCGCCTGGGCGACCGCGTGCTGCAGGTCTCGTTCAAGACCAGCAAGCAGCACAAGGCTTGA
- the elavl3 gene encoding ELAV-like protein 3 isoform X1, whose product MVTIISTMETQVSNGPSGTSLPNGPVISTNGATDDSKTNLIVNYLPQNMTQEEFKSLFGSIGEIESCKLVRDKITGQSLGYGFVNYVDPNDADKAINTLNGLKLQTKTIKVSYARPSSASIRDANLYVSGLPKTMSQKDMEQLFSQYGRIITSRILVDQVTAGISRGVGFIRFDKRNEAEEAIKGLNGQKPLGAAEPITVKFANNPSQKTGQALLTQLYQTAARRYTGPLHHQTQRFRLDNLLNASYGVKSSLSVLPRFSPITIDSMTSLAGVNLTGPTGAGWCIFVYNLSPEADESVLWQLFGPFGAVTNVKVIRDFTTNKCKGFGFVTMTNYDEAAMAIASLNGYRLGDRVLQVSFKTSKQHKA is encoded by the exons ATGGTTACT ATAATTAGCACCATGGAAACTCAGGTGTCCAATGGTCCGAGCGGAACCAGCCTGCCTAACGGCCCTGTCATTAGCACTAACGGCGCCACAGATGACAGCAAAACTAACCTGATCGTCAACTACCTGCCTCAGAACATGACCCAGGAAGAGTTCAAGAGCCTCTTTGGCAGCATCGGGGAAATCGAGTCCTGCAAATTGGTCAGAGACAAGATCACAG GCCAGAGCTTGGGATATGGCTTTGTAAACTATGTGGATCCCAACGACGCCGACAAGGCTATCAACACGCTCAACGGTCTCAAACTGCAGACCAAAACAATCAAG GTGTCTTACGCCAGGCCCAGCTCAGCTTCCATCCGCGATGCCAACCTGTATGTGAGCGGCCTGCCCAAAACCATGAGTCAGAAAGACATGGAGCAGTTGTTTTCCCAGTATGGAAGGATCATCACCTCACGCATCCTGGTAGACCAGGTCACAG CAGGTATATCGCGCGGGGTAGGTTTCATTCGGTTCGACAAACGGAACGAAGCAGAGGAGGCCATCAAGGGCCTGAACGGTCAGAAGCCACTAGGAGCAGCTGAGCCCATCACCGTAAAGTTCGCCAACAACCCCAGTCAGAAGACAGGACAGGCTCTGCTGACCCAGCTCTACCAGACAGCCGCTCGCCGCTACACTGGCCCTCTGCACCACCAGACCCAGCGCTTCAG ACTCGACAATTTACTAAACGCCAGCTACGGAGTCAAGAg CTCTCTTTCTGTCCTCCCCAGATTCTCCCCCATAACCATTGACAGCATGACTAGTCTTGCCGGGGTCAACCTGACCGGGCCCACTGGAGCCGGCTGGTGCATCTTCGTCTACAACCTGTCCCCGGAAGCTGACGAAAGTGTCCTGTGGCAGCTCTTCGGGCCTTTTGGCGCCGTCACAAACGTCAAGGTCATCCGTGACTTCACCACCAACAAATGTAAGGGCTTTGGCTTCGTCACCATGACCAACTACGACGAGGCAGCCATGGCTATCGCCAGTCTGAATGGCTACCGCCTGGGCGACCGCGTGCTGCAGGTCTCGTTCAAGACCAGCAAGCAGCACAAGGCTTGA
- the elavl3 gene encoding ELAV-like protein 3 isoform X6, which produces MVTIISTMETQVSNGPSGTSLPNGPVISTNGATDDSKTNLIVNYLPQNMTQEEFKSLFGSIGEIESCKLVRDKITGQSLGYGFVNYVDPNDADKAINTLNGLKLQTKTIKVSYARPSSASIRDANLYVSGLPKTMSQKDMEQLFSQYGRIITSRILVDQVTGISRGVGFIRFDKRNEAEEAIKGLNGQKPLGAAEPITVKFANNPSQKTGQALLTQLYQTAARRYTGPLHHQTQRFSSLSVLPRFSPITIDSMTSLAGVNLTGPTGAGWCIFVYNLSPEADESVLWQLFGPFGAVTNVKVIRDFTTNKCKGFGFVTMTNYDEAAMAIASLNGYRLGDRVLQVSFKTSKQHKA; this is translated from the exons ATGGTTACT ATAATTAGCACCATGGAAACTCAGGTGTCCAATGGTCCGAGCGGAACCAGCCTGCCTAACGGCCCTGTCATTAGCACTAACGGCGCCACAGATGACAGCAAAACTAACCTGATCGTCAACTACCTGCCTCAGAACATGACCCAGGAAGAGTTCAAGAGCCTCTTTGGCAGCATCGGGGAAATCGAGTCCTGCAAATTGGTCAGAGACAAGATCACAG GCCAGAGCTTGGGATATGGCTTTGTAAACTATGTGGATCCCAACGACGCCGACAAGGCTATCAACACGCTCAACGGTCTCAAACTGCAGACCAAAACAATCAAG GTGTCTTACGCCAGGCCCAGCTCAGCTTCCATCCGCGATGCCAACCTGTATGTGAGCGGCCTGCCCAAAACCATGAGTCAGAAAGACATGGAGCAGTTGTTTTCCCAGTATGGAAGGATCATCACCTCACGCATCCTGGTAGACCAGGTCACAG GTATATCGCGCGGGGTAGGTTTCATTCGGTTCGACAAACGGAACGAAGCAGAGGAGGCCATCAAGGGCCTGAACGGTCAGAAGCCACTAGGAGCAGCTGAGCCCATCACCGTAAAGTTCGCCAACAACCCCAGTCAGAAGACAGGACAGGCTCTGCTGACCCAGCTCTACCAGACAGCCGCTCGCCGCTACACTGGCCCTCTGCACCACCAGACCCAGCGCTTCAG CTCTCTTTCTGTCCTCCCCAGATTCTCCCCCATAACCATTGACAGCATGACTAGTCTTGCCGGGGTCAACCTGACCGGGCCCACTGGAGCCGGCTGGTGCATCTTCGTCTACAACCTGTCCCCGGAAGCTGACGAAAGTGTCCTGTGGCAGCTCTTCGGGCCTTTTGGCGCCGTCACAAACGTCAAGGTCATCCGTGACTTCACCACCAACAAATGTAAGGGCTTTGGCTTCGTCACCATGACCAACTACGACGAGGCAGCCATGGCTATCGCCAGTCTGAATGGCTACCGCCTGGGCGACCGCGTGCTGCAGGTCTCGTTCAAGACCAGCAAGCAGCACAAGGCTTGA
- the elavl3 gene encoding ELAV-like protein 3 isoform X7: MVTIISTMETQVSNGPSGTSLPNGPVISTNGATDDSKTNLIVNYLPQNMTQEEFKSLFGSIGEIESCKLVRDKITGQSLGYGFVNYVDPNDADKAINTLNGLKLQTKTIKVSYARPSSASIRDANLYVSGLPKTMSQKDMEQLFSQYGRIITSRILVDQVTAGISRGVGFIRFDKRNEAEEAIKGLNGQKPLGAAEPITVKFANNPSQKTGQALLTQLYQTAARRYTGPLHHQTQRFRFSPITIDSMTSLAGVNLTGPTGAGWCIFVYNLSPEADESVLWQLFGPFGAVTNVKVIRDFTTNKCKGFGFVTMTNYDEAAMAIASLNGYRLGDRVLQVSFKTSKQHKA; encoded by the exons ATGGTTACT ATAATTAGCACCATGGAAACTCAGGTGTCCAATGGTCCGAGCGGAACCAGCCTGCCTAACGGCCCTGTCATTAGCACTAACGGCGCCACAGATGACAGCAAAACTAACCTGATCGTCAACTACCTGCCTCAGAACATGACCCAGGAAGAGTTCAAGAGCCTCTTTGGCAGCATCGGGGAAATCGAGTCCTGCAAATTGGTCAGAGACAAGATCACAG GCCAGAGCTTGGGATATGGCTTTGTAAACTATGTGGATCCCAACGACGCCGACAAGGCTATCAACACGCTCAACGGTCTCAAACTGCAGACCAAAACAATCAAG GTGTCTTACGCCAGGCCCAGCTCAGCTTCCATCCGCGATGCCAACCTGTATGTGAGCGGCCTGCCCAAAACCATGAGTCAGAAAGACATGGAGCAGTTGTTTTCCCAGTATGGAAGGATCATCACCTCACGCATCCTGGTAGACCAGGTCACAG CAGGTATATCGCGCGGGGTAGGTTTCATTCGGTTCGACAAACGGAACGAAGCAGAGGAGGCCATCAAGGGCCTGAACGGTCAGAAGCCACTAGGAGCAGCTGAGCCCATCACCGTAAAGTTCGCCAACAACCCCAGTCAGAAGACAGGACAGGCTCTGCTGACCCAGCTCTACCAGACAGCCGCTCGCCGCTACACTGGCCCTCTGCACCACCAGACCCAGCGCTTCAG ATTCTCCCCCATAACCATTGACAGCATGACTAGTCTTGCCGGGGTCAACCTGACCGGGCCCACTGGAGCCGGCTGGTGCATCTTCGTCTACAACCTGTCCCCGGAAGCTGACGAAAGTGTCCTGTGGCAGCTCTTCGGGCCTTTTGGCGCCGTCACAAACGTCAAGGTCATCCGTGACTTCACCACCAACAAATGTAAGGGCTTTGGCTTCGTCACCATGACCAACTACGACGAGGCAGCCATGGCTATCGCCAGTCTGAATGGCTACCGCCTGGGCGACCGCGTGCTGCAGGTCTCGTTCAAGACCAGCAAGCAGCACAAGGCTTGA
- the elavl3 gene encoding ELAV-like protein 3 isoform X5, translating into MVTIISTMETQVSNGPSGTSLPNGPVISTNGATDDSKTNLIVNYLPQNMTQEEFKSLFGSIGEIESCKLVRDKITGQSLGYGFVNYVDPNDADKAINTLNGLKLQTKTIKVSYARPSSASIRDANLYVSGLPKTMSQKDMEQLFSQYGRIITSRILVDQVTAGISRGVGFIRFDKRNEAEEAIKGLNGQKPLGAAEPITVKFANNPSQKTGQALLTQLYQTAARRYTGPLHHQTQRFSSLSVLPRFSPITIDSMTSLAGVNLTGPTGAGWCIFVYNLSPEADESVLWQLFGPFGAVTNVKVIRDFTTNKCKGFGFVTMTNYDEAAMAIASLNGYRLGDRVLQVSFKTSKQHKA; encoded by the exons ATGGTTACT ATAATTAGCACCATGGAAACTCAGGTGTCCAATGGTCCGAGCGGAACCAGCCTGCCTAACGGCCCTGTCATTAGCACTAACGGCGCCACAGATGACAGCAAAACTAACCTGATCGTCAACTACCTGCCTCAGAACATGACCCAGGAAGAGTTCAAGAGCCTCTTTGGCAGCATCGGGGAAATCGAGTCCTGCAAATTGGTCAGAGACAAGATCACAG GCCAGAGCTTGGGATATGGCTTTGTAAACTATGTGGATCCCAACGACGCCGACAAGGCTATCAACACGCTCAACGGTCTCAAACTGCAGACCAAAACAATCAAG GTGTCTTACGCCAGGCCCAGCTCAGCTTCCATCCGCGATGCCAACCTGTATGTGAGCGGCCTGCCCAAAACCATGAGTCAGAAAGACATGGAGCAGTTGTTTTCCCAGTATGGAAGGATCATCACCTCACGCATCCTGGTAGACCAGGTCACAG CAGGTATATCGCGCGGGGTAGGTTTCATTCGGTTCGACAAACGGAACGAAGCAGAGGAGGCCATCAAGGGCCTGAACGGTCAGAAGCCACTAGGAGCAGCTGAGCCCATCACCGTAAAGTTCGCCAACAACCCCAGTCAGAAGACAGGACAGGCTCTGCTGACCCAGCTCTACCAGACAGCCGCTCGCCGCTACACTGGCCCTCTGCACCACCAGACCCAGCGCTTCAG CTCTCTTTCTGTCCTCCCCAGATTCTCCCCCATAACCATTGACAGCATGACTAGTCTTGCCGGGGTCAACCTGACCGGGCCCACTGGAGCCGGCTGGTGCATCTTCGTCTACAACCTGTCCCCGGAAGCTGACGAAAGTGTCCTGTGGCAGCTCTTCGGGCCTTTTGGCGCCGTCACAAACGTCAAGGTCATCCGTGACTTCACCACCAACAAATGTAAGGGCTTTGGCTTCGTCACCATGACCAACTACGACGAGGCAGCCATGGCTATCGCCAGTCTGAATGGCTACCGCCTGGGCGACCGCGTGCTGCAGGTCTCGTTCAAGACCAGCAAGCAGCACAAGGCTTGA
- the elavl3 gene encoding ELAV-like protein 3 isoform X3, which translates to MVTIISTMETQVSNGPSGTSLPNGPVISTNGATDDSKTNLIVNYLPQNMTQEEFKSLFGSIGEIESCKLVRDKITGQSLGYGFVNYVDPNDADKAINTLNGLKLQTKTIKVSYARPSSASIRDANLYVSGLPKTMSQKDMEQLFSQYGRIITSRILVDQVTAGISRGVGFIRFDKRNEAEEAIKGLNGQKPLGAAEPITVKFANNPSQKTGQALLTQLYQTAARRYTGPLHHQTQRFRLDNLLNASYGVKRFSPITIDSMTSLAGVNLTGPTGAGWCIFVYNLSPEADESVLWQLFGPFGAVTNVKVIRDFTTNKCKGFGFVTMTNYDEAAMAIASLNGYRLGDRVLQVSFKTSKQHKA; encoded by the exons ATGGTTACT ATAATTAGCACCATGGAAACTCAGGTGTCCAATGGTCCGAGCGGAACCAGCCTGCCTAACGGCCCTGTCATTAGCACTAACGGCGCCACAGATGACAGCAAAACTAACCTGATCGTCAACTACCTGCCTCAGAACATGACCCAGGAAGAGTTCAAGAGCCTCTTTGGCAGCATCGGGGAAATCGAGTCCTGCAAATTGGTCAGAGACAAGATCACAG GCCAGAGCTTGGGATATGGCTTTGTAAACTATGTGGATCCCAACGACGCCGACAAGGCTATCAACACGCTCAACGGTCTCAAACTGCAGACCAAAACAATCAAG GTGTCTTACGCCAGGCCCAGCTCAGCTTCCATCCGCGATGCCAACCTGTATGTGAGCGGCCTGCCCAAAACCATGAGTCAGAAAGACATGGAGCAGTTGTTTTCCCAGTATGGAAGGATCATCACCTCACGCATCCTGGTAGACCAGGTCACAG CAGGTATATCGCGCGGGGTAGGTTTCATTCGGTTCGACAAACGGAACGAAGCAGAGGAGGCCATCAAGGGCCTGAACGGTCAGAAGCCACTAGGAGCAGCTGAGCCCATCACCGTAAAGTTCGCCAACAACCCCAGTCAGAAGACAGGACAGGCTCTGCTGACCCAGCTCTACCAGACAGCCGCTCGCCGCTACACTGGCCCTCTGCACCACCAGACCCAGCGCTTCAG ACTCGACAATTTACTAAACGCCAGCTACGGAGTCAAGAg ATTCTCCCCCATAACCATTGACAGCATGACTAGTCTTGCCGGGGTCAACCTGACCGGGCCCACTGGAGCCGGCTGGTGCATCTTCGTCTACAACCTGTCCCCGGAAGCTGACGAAAGTGTCCTGTGGCAGCTCTTCGGGCCTTTTGGCGCCGTCACAAACGTCAAGGTCATCCGTGACTTCACCACCAACAAATGTAAGGGCTTTGGCTTCGTCACCATGACCAACTACGACGAGGCAGCCATGGCTATCGCCAGTCTGAATGGCTACCGCCTGGGCGACCGCGTGCTGCAGGTCTCGTTCAAGACCAGCAAGCAGCACAAGGCTTGA